Part of the Bombina bombina isolate aBomBom1 chromosome 8, aBomBom1.pri, whole genome shotgun sequence genome is shown below.
TTTATACATAGCATATGGTCAGCCATAAAACAGTTTCCTTAACAAAAGCTAAAAgcgacactaaagtcaaattatatttgtattatacagaaagagcatgcagctttaagatactttccagtttacttccattatcaaatgttgcacagtattctttaatggtcctttaatctattttcatttttagatactatcattaaaaataaaactatagcAAACCtcaacttgttttaatttagaaaacATCTGAGGTCACCTTTTATTTCTGAAATCTCTTCTCTTACATATTTGTCTTTTAATTACATTTCTTATCTCCTTGTTTCTTAGACTATAGATTATTGGATTGAATATAGGAGTAAGCACTGTATACATTATTGCAAGGACTCGGTCATAATACAAAGAGTAACTTTCCCTCAGtcgtacatacataaatataacacAGCTAAAAAACACAAGCACTACTGCCAAATGAGAAACACAAGTAGAGAAAGCCTTTGTTCGTCCGCCAGGGGTTCTGATTTTCATGATAGCTCTAATAATCATAATGTAAGAGATCATTATACAGCTGAATGTCCCCAGAAGAACAAAACCATTGATTATAAAATCCACAAGGACATTAACAGATGTATCAGTACAAGCCAAACTTAGAAGGGCTGGTGAGTCACAAAAGATATGCTGAATTTCATTACTGCTACAAAATGGGAGATAGGATATTAACATAACTTCAGGGACTGGAGATACAAATCCAGCAATAAAACAGGTGTAAACTAGCTGAATAGTTAATTTGGAGGTCATTATTGATGAATAGCGCAGAGGATGACAAATTGCTAAGTAGCGATCATATGCCATAGTAGTGAGTAGATAACACTCACTTACACCAAGAGAATGCATAAAATAGGTCTGCAGGAGGCAGTTGGTAAAAGATATACTTTCTCTTGGCTTCAGCAAATTTATTAACATCTTTGGAATATTAACTGTAGTATACCAGAGTTCCAAGATAGACAATACTCCAATGAAGCAATACATTGGTTTGTGAAGATGTGTGTCTAGACATATTATTGTAAATACCAGCATATTTCCAATAATCGTAAGGAGATAGGCAAGAAGAAGGCAGCAGAAGAGGATTGGACCATAACTGTACAAGGCTGGGAATCCGACAAGGATGAATTCAGTTACTCTGCTTTGGTTCCAGTGTTCCATTTTTAGACCTTAAATGATAATACATAGAAAATATGCTTTAGGATAGTACCTTACAGTTTCAAGCATATTATGATAGTGGATACAGTCAttcacaaaacatttttaaatgatcCCTTTTTGTATTAGAGTATATATTTctggaatattacattttaaattgttaattttggACCCAATTATCCATTAACTTATTTagttgcaaggtttaaaaaatgttgtacTGAAACACAGGAACATATTTTTATGGCacgtaagaaccaaaaggcccatagCACCTGTTCATACTTTATTCTTCTTCTGCTTTCTTTAGAAGATAATATGAACAGATGTGATGTGATGGGTCTTTTGGTTATTACTTGCCATAAAAATCTGTGTAAGATCAGCTAATTCATCATAGACATTGTTGAATTCCCTTATAGTATTTGTCTTTATCACCTCTAAAAGAAGTATATTCAGTTAATCAGTCACTTTTTCTTTAAAGCAGTAATTAAGAAGTTTACGTCTGACTCTTTTACCTCCCAACTTGAAAACATGACTCGTTTCTAGTATTGATCTTTTATGTGAAACACATTTTCAACCTCAGCTTAGTAAAATCCCTACATATTTATATCATGtcatctctctcctttctctcctttaaccccttaaccccttttAAATGTTCTTactgttagggaccagggctatttttacatttctgctgtgtttgtgtttagctataatcttcctcttactcatttactgtacccacacatattatatacagtttttctcgccattaaatggactttctaaagatgccattacTTTTATtagatcatataatttactattaaaaattatcaaatataatgaaaaaaatggaaaaaaacacactttttctaactttgacccccaaaatcattTACGCATCTACAACTAccgaaaaacacccatgctaaatattgtccttgtttagaaatacccaatgtttacatgttctttgctttttttgcaagttatagggcaataagtataagtagcattttgctatttccaatccatttttgtttttcaaaattagcaatagttacattgtaacactgatttctgttaggaatccctgaaaaacccttcacatgtatatatatatttgtttaaatagcAGTAAAGTGTGAagctatgttagcacttcccttcagataCTCGCTGCAAGCCCCGGTTCTTCCAGACCGTATCCAGAAACAAGAAATATCAAATGTGGCAGCGCTGTATCACCTCAGGGAatgcaagctgctcttttcctctctaaaacctgccttctttcacctccaatataaaaagctcacaatggtgtagcacaTTTCAAATAcaatggtaggcgcacaaacaggtcatactcacaggatttcagttttaaatcagccttttattaaatcCATCACAAGGGTATCTTCAGATGTAGCTTCAGAttgtattaaaatatagctcaatgCGTTTCGGCAAAACAATcctttctcaagagcataaaatcaatatatgtcaaagCAAGTTGGAGTCCAACGGCTCTTTTCATTTAGTGTGAGGATTTTATATAGAATTCACTAAATAACAGTGGCTTCTTACAGCGTGTTCAGTCCAGTCCCCAAGCAGTTTCTGACCATTCCCTCTGTTACAGTGCTACCTTTGTTATACAGTAGCCTTATAAACTGCAGCTAACAGTAACCATGTTTCATTTCCATCACAACTAACCCTAACCATGACTTAGTCTCACATCTGGTGGTCTTTTGCTTGAACAAGTAACCAGTATAGCCTATACCACCACTGTCAATCCTGTGCATAACCATGTTCAGGAATTCCATGCACAAAGTGACATTCAGTAGAATTATTGGAGAAGAAACCATGAATATTGGACCAACTCTAAAGTCAAATTGTAAATATAGTAGAATTTAATAATAAAGTGTTAAATGTTACCTTCTGATGAACTTTTCCTTTAACAAGTACAAaactaattatatactgtatatatatctatctatcttaaatatattttatgtgttttggtatTTTGACATGGCTATGGCTTTGTTTATTCACATACTTGTACAATTagtatatgttctttatatattacattaaaattaGTATTAACATTACtctaataaaactattttttttattttaaatacagtttTATTGTCCACAGACTCTATAAAATGTAATATCCCAAGCAAATAAGACGTTAAAGCAATCaacaatggttaaagggacagtatacactcattttcatataactgcatgtaatagatactactataaagaataatatgcacagatactgatataaaaatccagtataaaactgtttaaaaacttacttagaagctctcagtttagctctgttgaaaaggcagttggaaatcccactgcaagtgggaaataagaccctcccccttcttttgcatatgaaaagaccctttacacaaacaggagcaagctggagtaggtagctgacggtattttcataaaactttggggcttggtaaggagtctgaaaatcagagcaatgttatttaaaaataagcaaaactatacatttaaaaaaaactttatgggctatataaatagatcatctacaaaacatttatgcaaagaaaaaatgagtgtataatgtccctttaactttgtttagcaaaacaaaagcaaaaacaatAATGGCTATGCATTGATTGATGTTGTTCTTAGTGTACTATACATTGTACAAGTATTTTCAAATGACGTTGTCTATAAAACTTGGTTACCTGTTAGGTATCCATCAGAGTATTTATGGTTTTCATGCTTTTCCTCTTCATAAGGAGGTAATTGTGCTGTGCACATCTAAGGTATTGCCAGTATGGTCCACTCACCACAGGTGTTACATAAAAACAGAGGAGCTGTTATAATGATGGATCTTATCCTTCTATTGGCCAAGTTATACTCTGTCTCAACTGGGCCTGGATTATGGGTGATGGACATGAGCAACCAAGTTCTGCACCCATACCCTGCATAACATGGGGAGAGAAACATGAAAAAATACTATAACATGCATAATACTGAAGAATTGATAAGCTTTTTTCTTCTTAAACCTAATCATGTCaagatttatgtgtatatatatatataatcaaaatttCAGAAACAAATCCAGTAACTGTTTTTGTCGGAACTAGCCTCCCTCAAATTTTTCATAAATAGTGTGATTTAGAATTCTCACTCCCTGGAAAAGCAGCAAAGACGTTCTATATTGGAGTATCAATCATGTGTACATTGATTGAGTAAAAGTGTTATTGTTTCAGTAGAATGCTTCTTGATCTTTGGGGAGCAAGAGCCACAGAGGTGCAAGTTATAGTGCCCATATACCCATGCATACTAACTCTCTTACATATACTAGGACTCAAGgttaatggaaaaataaataaacatttgtcaGCTTTTAACATCATGAAACaggcaaacatttttaaaaatgtttacttagCCATTACCCTGATAATGTTGTTGTGCATTACATAACTAAAAAAGTCCAAGTCTCCAGCGAATCAAAGTGACCTTTATTTTCAGTATGTGGGGGATCCAACAACAAAATAGCAATGTTTCAGGTTCAAAACTAGCCCTTAATCATGCCTGAAGCATGATTAAGGGTTAGTTTTAAACCCGAAATGTTGCTATTTTGTTGCTGGATCCCACACATATTGGAAAATAAATGTCACTTTGATTTGCTGGAGATTTGGACATTTTGTATTACAgtgggcttggtaagccttctccaTGTAAAGTTTGGAGTGCTGTATCCTACATTGAATGTGCATTACAAAACTGACAGAGGCCAGGAAACCCACCTCTATTGCCAAAACAGGTATAACATGATAGCCCTATTAGCCTGAGATAGAGACTCTGTGACCATGGGATTTTAATTATTTCAACTATACACTTTGGACTAGATCTTGTATGACCCATATTGACAAGAACAATGCCACAGTATTGCAACTTTTAGATCACTATCAATAGCTGTTGGCTGTTGTCATACTCTTAATGTCAATTATTAGTGTTGGCTGCTTCAAAGGGATCCACTGTACAATTATAACACTAATATATTATGGTTTTTGCTATAAGTAAACACCTATACAAGTGTTActatctgatttttttttgcatattttttattttattgaggttttttagcaaagattacattacaaataaaatttgCAACAGTCTAATATAAACAGGTATAAGAACAATTGTTTTACCATAGTGAAAAAGTATACAACACAGAGACAAATTGGTGAGAGCATAATTgccaagtataaaaataaaagcactacAATACAAACAGATGCAAATAGTAAACTGTAAACCAAGTAATGATAGGCAAAAACACTCTAAacctccttttatatatttataggaacctcCTAAGCTattaaagggctactcttggacccACACGTAATATCAAGTAAACACGGAGGTAAACTAGAATGAACTATAATTTTATGAACCTCCCCAGTGGTGTATGGGCTACTAATGAACCAATGTAATAGTTCTGAAATAGCTGGAGGTAAAAGACTAATGATAAACAGTCTCTTTTGGACCATGCCACAACATTTATAATCTGTAGTTTATGATAAACAATTAAAAGACGTTAGAATTTATAGCATTATTTTAGAAAATAGCAGACTATAGCCACTCTTTTTAAATCCCAGTCAAGCTCTGGGTGTAGTAAGTACATCCATTTATTTGTTTAGAATAAGGTAAGCAAGCCTATGGGTATGACACCTTAATAACGCCGTCATATTTGGCTCTATAGAAATAAAACTTTAGGATGTTATaaggaggggggaagggaaggggacGTATCTTTCTTAGGTTTGACATTAAGTCACCTTCACATAATGTAGAACTGTAAATCCATAACATAAGAACTGCGTGAAAAAATGGTAGAATATTATCTTAATAAAAggggaaagggggagagggaggggggcagaGCCTTTTGGAATGGCTCAGTATTATAGTATGCAATTGAATGGTTTAGagcaaaaatgttatataaaaagaTATAGATAACCCCATATCTACCAGTTAGTATCCCGAGCTCTCACACATAGGTTTCAGATATCCTCAGatctttgtatataaatataaagtgaAGACCATCCAGAGATAGAGAATAACAGGAAGAACAAGTATTTAGCAAAACCCCTCTATATAAACA
Proteins encoded:
- the LOC128638865 gene encoding olfactory receptor 6N2-like, with the protein product MEHWNQSRVTEFILVGFPALYSYGPILFCCLLLAYLLTIIGNMLVFTIICLDTHLHKPMYCFIGVLSILELWYTTVNIPKMLINLLKPRESISFTNCLLQTYFMHSLGVSECYLLTTMAYDRYLAICHPLRYSSIMTSKLTIQLVYTCFIAGFVSPVPEVMLISYLPFCSSNEIQHIFCDSPALLSLACTDTSVNVLVDFIINGFVLLGTFSCIMISYIMIIRAIMKIRTPGGRTKAFSTCVSHLAVVLVFFSCVIFMYVRLRESYSLYYDRVLAIMYTVLTPIFNPIIYSLRNKEIRNVIKRQICKRRDFRNKR